One part of the Nostoc sp. PCC 7120 = FACHB-418 genome encodes these proteins:
- a CDS encoding DUF4870 domain-containing protein, whose protein sequence is MRLQHNKQMRVWAMLCHFSALFAWLLLFFVVFLGVPLFLPLNILIPFLVWKSRKVKYPWVDFQGKESLNFQISLTFYIVFVIAISLLLVLASCSIAVTTNGEINQVSTVLDSLLFIWMYFTVALLLLQLFLVTFAATKAYNGEHYRYPLTMRVLR, encoded by the coding sequence ATGAGATTACAACACAACAAACAAATGCGGGTCTGGGCGATGTTGTGTCATTTCTCAGCTTTATTCGCGTGGTTACTTTTATTCTTTGTAGTATTTTTAGGCGTTCCTCTATTTTTACCATTAAATATTTTGATCCCCTTCTTAGTCTGGAAATCTAGAAAAGTCAAATATCCCTGGGTTGATTTCCAAGGTAAAGAATCGTTAAATTTTCAGATTTCTTTGACTTTCTATATCGTCTTTGTCATAGCTATCTCATTACTATTAGTTTTAGCTAGTTGTAGCATTGCAGTCACTACTAATGGTGAAATAAATCAAGTTAGTACAGTTTTAGACAGCTTATTATTTATTTGGATGTATTTCACTGTAGCCTTACTACTATTGCAACTATTTTTAGTAACTTTTGCTGCCACAAAAGCTTACAATGGTGAACATTATCGCTATCCTTTGACAATGCGAGTTTTAAGGTAA
- a CDS encoding DUF1822 family protein encodes MTANPTVFTFADSTDLILEIPDSTTASIDSQLFSHPYSGYQAYINELCLRAVLPWLQEDFSTQAKVWPSTMTLASLWELVNGTAVTIDGKRFILVPSENIDHSELRVQQEWVDLPTWAGDYYLAVQVDGEYVEVWGYCTHTQLKNQGQYDPGDRTYSLDITDIVKDLGVLAVAQDLCPDEVTRNALAALPNLPQEQAQNLITRLSNPEIINPRLAIPFQLWGALIEHGGWRQSLYERRLGLPEQRLVLQWLQSGVSQVAQNMGWGRLNLQLSAAGARSVEDRQAGVTLSRRLTIAGQLYELLITPQGEPDASYWRFELRNATVGAVIPGGFKLRLLTEDLQSFPNNEDIATNAVEQLYVEVALEAGEGIVWEIEPLPENYDREILKF; translated from the coding sequence ATGACTGCTAACCCCACAGTATTCACCTTTGCTGACTCGACAGACCTGATTTTAGAAATCCCTGACTCTACAACAGCAAGTATTGACAGCCAGTTATTTTCTCATCCTTACTCAGGTTATCAAGCTTATATCAACGAACTTTGCCTGAGAGCAGTCTTGCCGTGGTTACAGGAAGACTTTTCCACACAGGCAAAGGTGTGGCCATCCACCATGACTCTAGCCAGTCTTTGGGAACTAGTGAATGGAACCGCAGTCACAATTGACGGAAAGAGATTTATTTTGGTTCCCAGTGAAAATATTGATCACAGCGAATTGCGTGTGCAGCAAGAATGGGTAGATTTACCAACCTGGGCAGGGGATTATTATTTAGCGGTGCAAGTAGATGGGGAATATGTAGAAGTTTGGGGCTACTGTACCCATACGCAACTGAAGAATCAAGGCCAATATGATCCAGGCGATCGCACCTATTCGTTAGATATAACTGATATTGTTAAAGATCTCGGTGTGTTAGCTGTAGCGCAGGATTTATGCCCTGATGAAGTCACACGTAATGCCCTAGCTGCATTACCAAACCTACCCCAGGAACAAGCCCAAAATCTCATCACCCGTTTAAGCAATCCAGAAATCATTAACCCCCGGTTAGCCATCCCTTTTCAACTATGGGGCGCATTAATTGAACATGGCGGCTGGCGGCAAAGTTTATATGAACGCCGTTTGGGACTGCCTGAGCAGAGATTGGTACTACAATGGTTGCAAAGTGGTGTGTCTCAAGTAGCACAGAATATGGGTTGGGGACGCTTGAATTTACAATTAAGTGCGGCTGGGGCTAGGAGTGTAGAAGATAGACAAGCGGGTGTCACCTTGTCTCGCCGATTAACCATTGCTGGTCAACTATACGAACTGTTGATTACACCACAAGGTGAACCAGACGCATCTTATTGGCGCTTTGAATTACGGAATGCAACCGTAGGTGCAGTTATTCCCGGTGGCTTTAAACTCCGACTCCTCACAGAAGACCTACAGTCATTTCCCAATAATGAAGATATTGCCACAAATGCTGTAGAACAACTCTACGTTGAAGTTGCTTTAGAGGCTGGAGAAGGCATAGTATGGGAAATTGAACCGCTACCGGAAAATTATGACCGAGAAATTCTCAAATTTTAA
- a CDS encoding sigma-70 family RNA polymerase sigma factor produces MQPRQSVTEIFSTFVQFDADRFSGWATESRLRRSILGCLKHTPKETSEYFWALYWYKFWQIPETQPLAKQHLAAYLQEPCYWISQKTAASFVSTQYRLSDCFQVAIAQVDRVLKGFDPSQSSTLKNYASIIFGSAIRETLRQRQEVDICTDWGLLRKISQKRLYESLQNSGLSSTEIPAYILAWNCFKTLYVPTKAANSRQLSRPDDTTWEAIAKAYNSQSHQPANPQDMEKWLLNAAKAARKYLYPTPDSLNVSKGADDSFELLDNLPGTEQPSLIQEIIAQEEEQARSSQQTEIYQVLVEAIAQLDTQLQQILQLYYEQKLNQDGIAQQLEIKQYTVSRRLTKAKETLLRSVASWSQDILHISLTSDILKAMSTLIEDWLQNYYNVSNT; encoded by the coding sequence ATGCAACCTCGGCAAAGCGTTACTGAAATTTTTTCGACTTTTGTGCAATTCGATGCCGATCGCTTCAGTGGTTGGGCGACGGAATCACGATTGCGTCGTAGCATCCTCGGTTGTCTGAAGCACACGCCAAAGGAAACTTCGGAATATTTTTGGGCTTTATATTGGTATAAGTTTTGGCAGATTCCGGAAACTCAACCTCTGGCGAAGCAACATCTGGCTGCTTATTTGCAAGAACCTTGTTATTGGATATCCCAAAAAACAGCCGCTAGTTTTGTCAGTACGCAATATAGGTTATCTGATTGTTTCCAAGTAGCGATCGCCCAAGTTGATCGAGTCCTGAAAGGTTTCGATCCCAGTCAAAGCAGTACCCTGAAAAACTACGCCAGTATTATTTTTGGTAGTGCAATCCGCGAAACTTTACGCCAACGTCAAGAAGTCGATATCTGTACTGATTGGGGTCTGTTACGCAAAATCAGCCAGAAGCGCTTGTATGAGTCTTTACAAAACAGTGGTTTATCCTCAACGGAGATCCCTGCCTATATCCTTGCTTGGAATTGCTTCAAAACTTTGTATGTCCCCACCAAGGCGGCTAACTCTCGCCAACTGTCTCGACCAGATGATACTACTTGGGAGGCGATCGCCAAAGCTTACAATTCCCAAAGCCACCAACCCGCTAATCCCCAAGATATGGAAAAGTGGTTATTAAATGCAGCGAAAGCAGCCCGTAAGTATCTTTATCCCACCCCAGATTCTCTCAATGTATCTAAGGGTGCTGATGATTCATTTGAGTTACTAGATAATCTCCCAGGGACAGAACAGCCATCCCTAATTCAGGAAATTATTGCCCAAGAAGAAGAACAAGCCAGAAGTTCTCAACAAACGGAAATTTATCAAGTCTTAGTTGAGGCGATCGCTCAACTCGACACGCAACTACAACAAATACTGCAACTATACTACGAGCAAAAACTCAATCAAGATGGCATTGCTCAACAATTAGAGATCAAACAGTACACTGTTTCCCGGCGATTAACCAAAGCCAAGGAAACTTTACTGCGGTCTGTAGCTAGCTGGAGTCAAGACATACTGCATATTTCCCTGACTTCAGACATACTCAAAGCTATGAGTACATTAATAGAAGACTGGTTACAGAATTACTACAATGTCTCTAATACATAA